The proteins below come from a single Aegilops tauschii subsp. strangulata cultivar AL8/78 chromosome 6, Aet v6.0, whole genome shotgun sequence genomic window:
- the LOC109755523 gene encoding uncharacterized protein, translating into MAFENDYAARADGNTEICVKYTNKASCVEYCIGRFKYWLRNDNQKIVALDVEYTWPRGSTQMAAVVQLCVGIYVLVYHISVADEHCGLLAAFLLDEEYTFVGVDINNDEKKLKHVGLVVQTFVDIQNMWRVPDPVTIKPKYGLADYAGSIIHHNYNKMKDALTEDDHHIWAEAPLPLKNIYYASMDAYATYDVYRRLVNFQKGFESQRQHLAKPSRRSKKSGRKNEST; encoded by the coding sequence ATGGCATTCGAGAATGATTATGCTGCTAGGGCAGATGGAAATACCGAAATTTGTGTGAAGTACACGAACAAGGCTAGCTGTGTTGAGTACTGCATTGGCAGATTCAAATACTGGCTGCGGAACGACAACCAGAAGATAGTTGCACTGGATGTGGAGTACACCTGGCCTCGTGGTTCGACACAGATGGCGGCCGTGGTCCAGTTATGCGTTGGCATCTACGTCCTCGTGTACCACATAAGCGTTGCTGATGAGCACTGCGGCCTGCTTGCCGCCTTCCTGCTCGACGAGGAGTACACCTTCGTTGGGGTGGACATCAACAATGACGAGAAAAAACTCAAGCATGTTGGTTTGGTGGTACAAACCTTTGTGGATATCCAAAATATGTGGAGAGTGCCTGATCCAGTGACGATTAAGCCAAAGTATGGCTTGGCTGACTACGCTGGTTCCATCATCCACCACAACTACAACAAGATGAAGGACGCTCTCACAGAAGATGACCACCATATATGGGCAGAAGCGCCCTTGCCCTTGAAGAACATCTATTATGCTTCCATGGACGCGTACGCAACCTACGACGTATACAGGCGGTTGGTGAACTTCCAGAAGGGGTTCGAGAGTCAGCGCCAGCATCTCGCCAAACCATCTAGGCGGTCAAAGAAGTCCGGAAGGAAGAATGAATCAACCTAA